Proteins from a genomic interval of Desulfovulcanus ferrireducens:
- a CDS encoding amino acid ABC transporter ATP-binding protein, whose product MIRVQNLHKWFGKHHVLKGLDLEVEKSDVVVIIGPSGSGKSTFLRCINFLEPFQKGIVEINGQVIENDEKMINAMRTKVGMVFQHFNLFPHMTVIGNVIEGPTQVKKIPKAQAIELGRYYLDKVGLSEKENVYPSRLSGGQKQRVAIARSLAMEPDVMLFDEPTSALDPELVGEVLKVMRDLADEGMTMVVVTHEMGFAREVADTVIFIDEGEIVEQAPPSEIFESPKEKRTREFLSQIL is encoded by the coding sequence ATGATTAGGGTACAAAATTTACATAAATGGTTTGGAAAACACCATGTATTAAAAGGCTTAGACCTGGAGGTCGAGAAGTCTGATGTTGTGGTTATAATCGGTCCTAGTGGCTCTGGAAAAAGCACTTTTTTGCGTTGCATTAATTTTTTGGAGCCTTTCCAAAAAGGTATAGTTGAAATAAATGGTCAGGTCATCGAGAATGATGAGAAAATGATTAATGCCATGCGTACAAAAGTCGGAATGGTTTTTCAGCATTTTAATCTTTTCCCTCACATGACCGTAATTGGTAATGTTATAGAAGGGCCTACGCAAGTGAAGAAAATACCTAAGGCCCAGGCCATAGAGTTAGGGAGGTATTATTTAGATAAAGTTGGCCTGAGCGAGAAGGAAAATGTATATCCAAGTAGGCTTTCTGGCGGACAGAAGCAGCGAGTAGCCATAGCAAGATCCTTAGCCATGGAGCCTGATGTCATGCTTTTTGATGAACCCACATCCGCTTTGGACCCGGAACTTGTGGGCGAGGTGTTGAAGGTTATGCGTGATCTTGCTGATGAGGGAATGACAATGGTCGTGGTAACACATGAAATGGGTTTTGCTCGGGAAGTAGCTGATACAGTGATCTTTATCGACGAAGGTGAAATTGTGGAGCAGGCCCCCCCTTCTGAAATATTTGAATCACCCAAGGAAAAACGCACTCGGGAGTTTTTAAGTCAAATCTTATAA
- the ablA gene encoding lysine 2,3-aminomutase: MRKIYTDQQQKIAEKINKESDKSNWTDWKWHLTHSIKDVDTVEKLLDISFGEDEKKQYEKTVEKFPLSITPYYLSLIDVEDYANDPIFRQAFPSPRELEIGKYDMADPLHEDKDSPVQGITHRYPDRVLFHVSNTCAMYCRHCTRKRKVGDSDYVPGRKELQKGIDYIANTPEVRDVLLSGGDPLMLPDKQIDWLLTEIQRIPHVEVVRIGTRIPVVLPYRITDDLVDILKKHTPVWINTHFNHPREITQSSRRALAKLADAGIPLGNQSVLLAGVNDCPRLIKKLVHKLVQNRVRPYYMYQCDLSEGLSHFRTPVGKGIEIIESLVGHTSGFAVPTYVIDAPGGGGKIPIMPNYIISWGINTVVLRNYEGVITTYTEPKHFKTTDCNLDCESCNLQLKFEDAKEHKAIGIEKLISDWDETCSLIPENNERIMRRSHDA, translated from the coding sequence ATGAGAAAGATATATACAGATCAACAGCAAAAAATTGCAGAGAAAATTAATAAGGAAAGCGATAAATCTAATTGGACAGATTGGAAATGGCATCTGACCCATTCAATCAAAGATGTTGATACTGTCGAAAAGCTCTTGGACATTTCCTTTGGCGAAGATGAAAAGAAACAATACGAAAAGACAGTTGAGAAATTCCCTCTTTCGATCACTCCTTATTACCTTTCTCTTATCGATGTGGAGGACTATGCTAATGACCCTATTTTTAGACAGGCTTTTCCATCACCACGGGAGTTGGAAATTGGAAAATATGACATGGCCGACCCTTTGCACGAGGATAAGGATAGCCCGGTGCAAGGAATTACCCACCGCTATCCGGACAGGGTACTTTTTCATGTAAGCAATACCTGTGCTATGTATTGCCGTCATTGTACCAGAAAACGCAAGGTGGGAGATAGCGATTACGTGCCCGGGCGAAAAGAATTGCAGAAGGGGATAGATTATATTGCAAATACACCAGAGGTAAGGGACGTGCTTCTCTCCGGTGGAGATCCGTTGATGCTTCCCGATAAGCAGATAGATTGGCTTCTGACAGAGATCCAGCGAATTCCACATGTGGAAGTTGTTCGAATTGGGACCAGGATACCTGTTGTATTACCATATAGGATTACGGACGATTTGGTGGATATATTAAAAAAACACACCCCGGTGTGGATTAATACTCACTTTAACCACCCACGAGAAATTACCCAATCATCCAGGCGGGCCCTGGCAAAACTTGCTGACGCAGGTATACCGCTAGGTAATCAGAGCGTACTTTTGGCAGGTGTAAACGATTGCCCTCGATTGATAAAGAAACTCGTTCATAAGTTGGTTCAAAATCGAGTAAGGCCTTACTATATGTATCAATGCGACCTGTCTGAAGGTCTTTCCCATTTTCGTACTCCCGTGGGCAAAGGAATAGAAATTATTGAGAGTCTTGTGGGGCATACCAGCGGTTTTGCAGTGCCAACCTATGTTATTGATGCACCAGGTGGCGGAGGTAAAATTCCGATCATGCCCAACTACATTATTTCCTGGGGGATCAATACGGTGGTCTTACGTAATTATGAAGGCGTTATTACTACCTACACGGAACCAAAACATTTCAAAACAACAGATTGCAACCTGGATTGTGAAAGCTGTAATCTGCAGCTTAAGTTTGAAGACGCTAAGGAACATAAGGCTATTGGGATTGAAAAGCTTATCTCTGATTGGGATGAGACATGTAGCCTCATTCCGGAAAATAATGAAAGAATAATGCGGAGAAGCCATGACGCTTGA
- the ablB gene encoding putative beta-lysine N-acetyltransferase yields MTLDQISTIGKSLVHHGPLSNRVYLIKLTQEDFPWIVDEIDRFAKKRGYTKIIAKVPDYAKDTFLEFGFQAEAFVPRFYCGQNDFYFMGKYFAKHRKIPRDEERINEVLKAAQARSRDADSKPIPSKFYCSLMREKDAEEMSELYKQVFATYPFPIFDPSYIRETMYSNVRYYGIRDGQKLVALSSAEMDMSGKNAEMTDFATLPQYRGKGLAGFLLQYMEREIHKFDIKTAFTIARSVSFGMNIAFAKSGYDFGGTLVNNTNIAGTLESMNVWYKHLASV; encoded by the coding sequence ATGACGCTTGATCAAATATCTACTATTGGAAAGTCACTTGTTCACCATGGTCCTTTGAGCAACCGAGTATATCTTATCAAGCTAACTCAAGAGGATTTTCCATGGATAGTTGATGAGATAGACAGGTTTGCCAAGAAGAGAGGATACACAAAAATTATTGCCAAAGTACCAGATTATGCCAAGGATACTTTTTTAGAATTTGGCTTTCAAGCGGAGGCTTTTGTACCACGTTTTTATTGTGGCCAGAATGACTTTTACTTTATGGGTAAGTATTTTGCCAAACATAGAAAAATACCACGGGATGAGGAAAGGATAAACGAAGTTTTGAAAGCGGCACAGGCTAGATCAAGAGATGCAGATAGTAAACCTATTCCCTCTAAATTCTACTGTTCTTTGATGCGAGAAAAAGATGCTGAGGAGATGTCCGAGCTGTACAAACAAGTCTTTGCTACATATCCATTTCCCATTTTTGACCCAAGTTATATTCGGGAGACAATGTACAGCAACGTGCGTTATTATGGGATAAGAGACGGCCAGAAGCTTGTTGCACTATCCTCTGCTGAAATGGATATGTCTGGTAAAAATGCTGAGATGACGGATTTTGCTACACTTCCACAATATCGGGGCAAGGGATTGGCCGGCTTTCTCCTTCAATATATGGAAAGAGAAATTCACAAGTTTGATATAAAGACAGCATTTACTATTGCCAGGTCTGTGTCCTTTGGGATGAATATAGCCTTTGCCAAATCAGGTTATGATTTTGGGGGTACATTGGTGAACAATACTAATATTGCCGGGACCCTGGAGAGCATGAATGTGTGGTATAAACATCTTGCATCAGTATGA